Within the Channa argus isolate prfri chromosome 12, Channa argus male v1.0, whole genome shotgun sequence genome, the region CATGTCCTGACCTGTGTCGAGCGCTACTTAGCAGTTAGTCACCCAATCTTCTACCTGAAACTGAGACAATCAGGGGGGGTCCAGGTCAGAAATATAAGCATTGGGGGTGTCGGTTTGTTGTGCTTTGCATGGATTGGTATAACATATTTTTACTACCCTAATACTCCCCATGTTCCCTATTTCTGCTTGTTGGCCTTGTCTTTAGTTGTTGTGTCCTTCTGTAGCCTCTCGGTTCTCTGTGTTCTGAGTCGCCCAAGACCAGGGGAAATGGGCAGGGACAGGGCATACGTTGATCAATCAAAGCGGAGGTCTCTCCACACCATCACTGCTATACTCAGTGCGCTCTGGTTGTATTTTTTTGGGTTTCTTGTTTGTCTCGCTCTTGACAACTCACACCTGCTGAGTAACATTAAGGTCTGTCTGGTGCTGTTATCTGGAAACTTCATTACTGTGCCCAGTAGTTTCATTTTGCCACTGCTGTTTCTCCAAAGAGCAGGGAAACTGTTTAGTAAGTAAAGACCATCAATGCTTTAGCGAAAAATGATATTTCATTAGGTATAAGTGGATCTTTGAGCATTTGATTAAATTTTGAAAGTTATAGTTCACAAACTTATATATTGTATCATTTATTAACATAGATGTAAAATAGGTTGTGTTGTCAACATGTACAGGAGTCCCACtagttttttcatatttctcaaTTCTCAtgtattaataacattttattttaaaatgattcctTATCCTACATGATTTAGACAATTAACCCTTAAACTTAATAATTAGTTCATATTGGCATTGTATTACTGTTTGCaagatacatttaaattataattatatatatctTCTGTATTTACCGTTTATTGATGCCACTCTTTGTAATCAGCTGCCTGTTATTATGTATGATAGCTtaacaccaaaataaaaatatccgTCATGTGATTTTTGGAAGACATTTAAATGTTCTGTCAGTGTTTGAATCCTGACTTTGTGACTTTCAGTGGTAGAGCAAGTGGACATCTAAGAACTTACTTTTACATGTACATGGGTATTTTTGATTTGTGTACATTTGAACAAGACACCAGATCTCTTCCAGTGACCTTGTGCTCCGACCTCCCCGTGGAACAATGATTTATAAATCACATTTGCCTACCATGATTAATAATGAGTTTTCTTTGACAggatgcaaataaacaaaaaacagtccTGCAGATGCCATTGATAGATGAGGAACCAGAGATCACCACCAGCTTTAACTAAAACTCAATACTTTTAAATCACATGCAATTTACATACAGTCGATAACCAGCAATGCTATATTTGTTTATAACACAAAAGATACTTTGTAAACTGGCTAAGTAAGACAAGCTACCAGCATCCATTATCTTTTTTGTTAATTCTTGGGAtctaaaaaagcttttatagGTAGAATTCTTAACATCACAGTagaccacatacagtacagactTAAATGATTAAAGACATGGCCAAAGAAACAATAATGTTCTGTGTACCTGATTCCTTGAAGGgttttctaatttttttgttcctcttcttTGTTTCCAATTTCTGTATAAAGCAACACCACACTGACCCACATGGCCGCCaactcctcttcttccttcaaTTATCGTCTTCACTGCTCTGACTTTACAGTTGGAGTTGTCGTCATCTCAGCGTACCTCTTCACCaaactcttcctcctcttccctctgtCGCTCCTCGTCTTATACCTGGGTTTCCAACGATGGCGACAGCAGGGCTCCTTTGCGACAACCAGCCACTCTGACGTCTTCAGCTACTGTTCAGCCACCCTGGAACTGATCTATGTGCTGGGGCTTGTTTTTTACTATTGTGGAAAAGAGCTTCACGTCTCAGAGTTGATGACAGTGgggtatttgtatttgttttcacctgttcttcCTGGAGAGACTTGCTTTCACATCCTCACCTGTGTTGAACGCTACCTAGCTGTTGTTCACCCAGTCACCTACCTAAGGCTGAGACAGTCAGGGGGCATCAGGGTCAGAACCGTCAGCATTTGGTGTGTTTGGCTGCTGTGCGTTGGATGGATTGGTGTGACAGCTTTGTACAGCCCTGATCCCCCCCATATCccatatttctgtttgttggtCTTCTCTTtagttgttgtgtctttttgcagCCTCTCCGTTCTCTGTGTTCTGATCCGTCCAAGGCCCGGGGAAATGGCGAGGGACAGGGACAGGGTTGACAAATCAAAGCAGAGGGCTTTTCATACTATCACGGCTATAACAGGAGTGTTGTGGTTGTATTTTCTAGGGCTGCTTGTGTCTCTTGCTTTAGACAGGTCACATGTACTGAGCTATGACAATGGGTGTTTATTGCTGATGTTTGGATACTGGTTCAGTCTGCCCAGCAGTACAGTTCTACCTCTGCTGTTTCTACACAGAGCACGAAAACTGCTCTGTTGCCTCTGCAACAATAAGTAAACGGGGTTTAATTAGGTTGAACTTTAAACTATTAATTAATATGTAGAGTAAGTTGTTCTACAGAACTTAGATTTAACATGACTGAAGACTTTAGACCTATAGACGTAAAGGTGTTTGTAGAAGCTACTGTTTATTTAACTTACTCGTCTCAATAGTTGGAGAGCTGAATAATatctaaaattaaatgaaaaattacagcTTATATCATCCCCAGAACCACAAGTCCCACTGGTTTTCTCACACGCTGTGATGCAGCTCTCACATCACTACTAAATTTAGCATATACAGCAACATATAACTGTGTACACTTACACAAAGGTGTCATGAGGTGCTGTTGCTGGTTGTGGCCTTTATGTTCATATCTGCCTTGGTTTCTTACAGATACTCCTGTTTCCTCCCAGAGTTCAAAGACGTGCAGCCCAATGGGGCATAACTTGTTATTACTGTGTGTAAGCAACATTTCACTGAATGTTACTGATAATCAGGTGGTGGGATGCACATGTAAATTCACatgtactaaaataaataaaggtacTTTATTTGTTGTAAAAAGAATTGTTTCAATTCACTGTGATTATGAAGCACCTGAAAGAACTTTTAAAgaaactcacattcacacatggaGTTTACATGTTTCCCCTGTGTTTGcgttggtttcctcccacagtgcaaaGTCATGCATGTTacgttaactggtgactctaagtTGCCcaaaggtgtgagtgtgaattgttgtctgtctgtgtatgtctcttggTGTTGGCCCTGAATTatactggtgacctgtccagggtggaccccacctctcgcccaatgCCAGCAGGGATAAACTCCAGCCCCCTGAGACCCCACACAGGGTAAGGGGTTTCAGATAATGGGGGGACggatgaagacaaaaaaagactgATCGTAAAACAACTGAAATGCCTTTCACACACCAGATCACTAACAGCGATGTTGTTGCTGGCACTGTACTCTGATCTCCCTGTGGAAGAATAATTTGACAACCAAATTTGTCtgccatttttatatttgtttgacattatgcaccccccaccccaccccacccccaccccccagagTATtgaaacagtttgacattttggcaaAATGCACCATTAACAGACTTTACTCACAGAAGCATTGATAAATGTTACGATCAGATACTCATTAATAAAAGAGTTTAAAGAACTGGGAAAAGACAGACGAGAAACCAACTGCATTTGAGGTGAGTGTCCCTTAattctgtaatgtttttctgttgctatTTTAAAAGCCAGCTATTTAATGGATAAGTGCATTTTTCTAAAACTCCAAATATTCGGTCAAGTTAACTCTGTTTCCCCAGTTTTTTTCACTCTGGAAATCATGAAAATAGATATACATGACAAatagattattattttagtagCAATGCTAGATTTGTTCACAGTGTGAATAGTGATTCCCatgtaaaaagcaaatactgtGTTTCTGCCACAGAATCAGTGAGAAAAATACATGGAGAATTAAGTTAactaatttgatttatttttgttctctattttgtttattacagcAGCACCAAACACAGTGATATGCCGATCaactcctcctcttctgccCTCAGTAAGCTCCAAACCTGCTCCAACTCTACAGGTGCAGGTTTAATGAGCAAGGTCTGCATCTTCACCaacatcttcctcctcctccctctttccctccACGTCCTCTTCCTGGGTCTGCAACGATGGTGGCACCAGCGCTCCTTTGCAACAACAAGCCACTCTGACATCTTGACATACCACTCGGCTGCCATGGAGCTGATCTGTGTGCTGGgggttggcttttttttttgtggcttaAGCGTTGGTCTTTTAGAGATGACACTGGCTGGGcaatatttgtattgtattgcttTTCCTGGGCAGACCTCCATTCACATCTTGACCTGTGTAGAGCGCTACCTGGCTATTGTTCACCCGGTGATTTATGTGGGCCTAAGACAGTCACGGGGGGTCAGGATCAGAAACGTCAGCATTGGGTGTGTTTGGCTGCTGTGCTTTGGATGGATTGGTGTGACAGCTTTGTACATCCCAGATTATCCCTATatcctgtatttctgtttgttggTCTTCTCTTTacttattgtgtctttttgcaGCCTCTCCGTTCTCTGTGTTCTGATTCGTCCAGGACCAGGGAATATGGGTGTTAACAGGGAGCAGGTTGACCAGTCAAAGCAGAGGgctttttacattattacagCTATACTGGCAGTGTTGTGGCTGTGCTTAATTGGGTATCTTGTTTGTCTTGCTCTGGTCAACTCACATGTGCAGAATTACATTGACTGGTGTGTGGTGGTGGCATCTGGAAACCTAGTTACACTGCCAAGTAGTTCAGTTCTACCTCTGCTGTTTCTACACAGAGCAGGAAAACTGGTCTGTTGCCACTGCAACAGTAAGTAAAGACTTAATCTGTAGAGATTGTATTTGATTAAGTACAGAAGAAGTTGaaatgctaatttttttttcagaacttaTTCAAAGTTGTAGCACAGAACAACcctaaaaatgaaattacatacaactaaactgcaaatgcatttatgtttttgtagtgaACAGAACACCTTAATCATGCTGCCATGTATTTTTGAATTAACGGAATGGTACTTTGTGAAGGGAAAAGGAGCTGCCAGAATGGTGCTTGAGGAGGGTGGTAGGTGTACAAAGCACAGGGCTGTCAAGCCAAAGACCAGAGTCTGGTTCCAGAGTTTGGTTCCTTGattgcagtttagttttataGGAATGTGATTTTTCTAAGACAGGGTTGAATAAGAAAGTTGGGTTTGCTATCAATGAATACAGTAGTCAGTCTTCAAATGCAGGTCTGAAAGTTAACTCACTGACTTTGAAAGAATTTACTCTTTGATCGTATTATATTTGTTCACTTTCAACCCTAAAACATTATGTGAAACATCATCTTTTTAATAGTAATAGCTACATTCTTTTCCAACCTTTGCAGTGTTGAATCATTTCTGACACTGTGCAGGACCTTCAGCTCAAAGTAATAACGATTGTGAAACGACTTTATCCTatgtaaatgattaaataagAGTTAGAACGTCTATTAGCACTTTAAGCGATTCTGCCACTATTTCCCTACCAAATTATTAGAAATAGTATCATCAGCCAGCTTGATGTAATTCCAGCTTTAAAGATGTCAGATATGTGTAAAGTTATATAATAggatttttgttatgtttttgtttctggaaAATTCTGGAATCTGTGAACACCACTAACTAATTTTGACTGTGCAAAAAATAACATGAGAGCAAAAATGAAGTTACTAAATTGCACACATGGTAAATAAGTGTACAGataaatttacaaaattactAATTCTTTCAGTgtaacttttctgttttcatgtgtcaaagctgtttaaattgtttaagtgaaaaaatattcaaaatgcgACACATTAGTTGTGCTGTTCGGTGAAGAGAGTGGGCTTTGCCAGAGTTTGTAACCAAAATGCACAGTATTGCTGGTTCTGTTCCTGAGTCGGGCAAACACGGTTTCCATACCAGATGGTCTAGACTATGACCTGTTTGTTCCTGAtttatttctgatgaagaaacattttactagctaaatgtgtaataaatattatgttaatgaaaaaaaaaaaatctttgctttactctttttgccatttcaaaccAATAGGATGAAAATGTCGGAACCCCAAATCACAGACTCTCATAAAATATATACCAACCGccacaatattaatataaaacatttttaaaaaacactaggcagacttgaaaattgctgttcacagacatTCTTCATCCAGTCTGACTGAGcttttttgcaaagaaaaatgggtAAAAGTTTCTCTCTAGATGTGCTGGTAGAAACATACCCCAACAGTCTTGcagctgtacattttttttcttcaccttcCTGTTCACCAGTCCTTTCCACCAACTTTACCTTTCGTTATCAGTTATTATTGTTTGCACCCATTCTCTTGGTGATTTAGaccagctttccccacagttccctgccagatggTGCTCTAGGTTTGTTATCCTTGTTTCCTTGTTGCTCTGTGTGTTCTGTTACCTGTTGTGTTTTACAGGAGGGCACATAGCATGTAGCATGTAGCATTAGAACATTTAATTAAAGATCTATAAGGGATCACACCAGGTTTCCTACTCATGTCGAGGTTTTACTGTTATAAGCATTATTCTACATACAGATTGTATTAACTAAATGTAATACTGCTTTATAACCCACCCACTCAAATCTCTTTTTGTTGCAGTGTGAGGTAGTACTGTCTACTTCATGATACTCTGAAAACACACTTTGCATTCGATATGTCTACAATagcagtaaataaaataaagctctGCTCAGCTGTAGTGCTGATCTGAGcttaaacaattacatttattattaataactcACCAAcctgttataaaaaaaaacaaagtttactAACCTTGGTTTGTTGTGAAGCTTAGCAGTGAAACCACaaccaaaaagaaatgacattttctgaagGCAGTCatcttctcttcctgtttggTAAAAGTGTTAGTTACAGCAGACCTGTTTCTTTTGCACATCTTTATAAacctaatctttttttttctttttaaagggaTTATAAAAGTTCTGACACTGTCCACTCCATTCTATCCTGTATTTCACTTTAATTGGTCTCCAACACAGCACACATCCAACAATACAATCATTGAAAGTTAGATGGAACAAACTGTACTCACAGATTAGCCTCTGATGTCTGTCTCATTGTATTAAATGATGGTATGAGATCAGGCTGACAGAAGTAAAAACCACCATTTCCTCTAAAACAGCACCTGGCTagtttcctctgctgcagtTCCAAGAAATTTTAACACTTATGTTCATGTTATTGCAAAAATgtagaatattttcttttatgtttgctCATTTATTTCTACAACCACTAAATGTAGGGTTTGCGCAAAGCTGCAACAAAGATAAGATAGAATAGTATATTTttttggttcagtgtctttcccgggacacactttgacatgtggttggggGGGTGCGGTGCACAAACCTCCGAGCCTATGGTTGGTAGACGGCAACTCTACCAACTCTACCAACTCTACCAAGTGATGCACTGCCATCCATGAAATAGCGAAGAGTTGACTGACAAACCTCAAAGCAGAATTTAAACACATGTTCATGTTTCCAAATGGTTTTCATTAAGAACAGACACATCTTGACTGCTTTGTACAATACATTTGTTCCCGCAtctttataaaaaaatctgGTTCAGAGTCTCTCTCTGAGTTTTCACAAACCTGAGTACTCATCCTGGAGAACCTCTCTCACACAGCTGCTTCcattttaagattaaaagagATTAAATTGCTGCTGAAGTTCTGACATTCTACATTCAACAAAGTTCCACAGTGAAGTGTTCTGGGTCTGTTACTGTTTCTGATATTGTAGCTTCTTTTTAAATGGGAACATATGGATCATGTTGCATCAGATCAGAAGTGATGCTCTGTGGTgacatcatcataatcatcatccaATCCCCACTCAGGCTGGGTGGGTGAGGTCATCACCATAGAGACAGGAAGGTCATTTCCTACAGTCAGAACAggtcagaaagaaaaagcagaagatgtagcaactgtgaaaatattgatgtttcttttaaggaattattgatttattggttgattgattgtttttgtAAGATGATTGAATGGTTCAGAGTGTTACCTGTGGGTCTGTGTCGATATAAAGACACCATGAGGACAGTAGAGATTAGGTATGGAcagaacaccaccaggtggaggaCCAGTATGAACACAGGGGATGTGGTTAATGGAGATGTTGTAGGCttttctgtagagagaatccacctgttcaggtgaacatgtgaatgaaataagtgttgaattcaaagtgaagctcctgacctgtgacgtagatccagctgggtggagactctccatgactgctgatgtgacacttgtagaggccttcatcagacttggtaacatggtggatggtcatgtgacctgtaggctcagacctgatgagggagccatctttatagaaatcagctgggagcttggagggaggactctttgtttgacagtgcagagagacatcatgtccctccatcacagggaggacaggactctgcaggatcactgctccacctcaacacagagacaaaccacagcatttcatccatttccacacagcttcaacactaactccacagtctgatcttaccagtgacagtgatggtgatgcggttactggttgatccctctctggactcacaccagtaaactccactgtcccatGTGGTGATGGGACTGATGTTACAGGAAGAACCAACTGGTTCCCCCCAGTCTTCACACTCACTCCTGGTCTCTCTgcttgtgttcctcctcagtgtccatccagcagagctgttttcctcctcacagctcaAAGAGACAAACTGCCCTTCAAACAGCTGAGAGCTACTGGGATTCAGTGTCAGACGAGCTTCATAAATCAATTCAAATTCTTGTTAATAATGTTGCACATTAGTGCAAAATTAAGACATTGATACATATTTTA harbors:
- the LOC137138251 gene encoding high affinity immunoglobulin epsilon receptor subunit alpha-like yields the protein MCKRNRSAVTNTVTKQEEKMTAFRKCHFFLVVVSLLSFTTNQARLTLNPSSSQLFEGQFVSLSCEEENSSAGWTLRRNTSRETRSECEDWGEPVGSSCNISPITTWDSGVYWCESREGSTSNRITITVTGGAVILQSPVLPVMEGHDVSLHCQTKSPPSKLPADFYKDGSLIRSEPTGHMTIHHVTKSDEGLYKCHISSHGESPPSWIYVTEKPTTSPLTTSPVFILVLHLVVFCPYLISTVLMVSLYRHRPTGNDLPVSMVMTSPTQPEWGLDDDYDDVTTEHHF